AGTAAATAGTGGACCGAACGTTCCTAGGGAAAAACCGCCATTATCCGCACACACTGGTTAGTTGTTACCGCAAAAGTACCTAGAGTAGTGTTGCGAAAAAATAGGGGGATATACCTTATCGATCGCGGGCCAGCACTCCCCTATTTGGCCGCGCACTTTCCGTTTGGAGGCGTGATGCGCAAGCCCCGTCCGAACACGTACAACCCGGCCCAGGCGCTGCATCTCATTGCAGCGGATCGTACCGGACTGCCCCTGAGCTGCCCGAGTTGTGAGGGGCAGATTTCCCGCGATCCGGCCCAGGCCCCGCCGCAGCCGCATTCGCACGTGACGCTCAAATGCACCAGCTGCGGGCGGTTGGCCCGCTACATCGCTGGCGTGAACTGAGCGATTCGCAGCTTCAGGGCGCCGCTCCCCCGGCGCTTGCTCAACCCGACGCATCGCGACGAGTCCACCACCCGCGAACGAAAACGCCCCCGCCGAGCAACTCCGGCGGGGGCGTTTCGCGTTCGGCACCCCGTTCTCCGCGCGCCCACCGTCGGTGAGGCGAAGGAACGGATACCGGGAGAACGGGGGAGGGACGAACTCAATAGGTGATCGTGCCCTGCTTGCTCGTATCCACGTCGTCGCTCTGGCCGGCCTTGAACAGGAAGGCATCCATGTTGCGGGTGAGAAACGTGCGCGCCTGCGGGTCCATGACGTTGAGCCCGTAGTGGTTGATGAGCATGGTCTGCTGCTTGAGCCATTGCCCCCAGCACTCCTTGCAGATCTCCCCCACAACGCGCGCGCCGATGGCGCCGGGGAACGGCGGACGTTCGAAGCCTTCGCGGGTGGTCCCGCACCGGGTACAGGTCACATCGGCCATGATTACTCCGCCACGCGGACATGCGCGCCGACGCGCGCGTATTTCACTTCGGCGAGCCCGAAGAGCGACAGCAGCTTGATGTACATCCACCCGATATCGAACTCGAACCAGCGATGCGCGAACTTCGCGCTGTGCGGATCGGCGTGGTGATTGTTGTGCAGCTCTTCGCCGGCAATGATGATGGCGATCGGCGAGATGTTGCGGCTGTCGTCCTTCACGTCATGGTTGCGGTAGCCCAGTGCGTGGCCCACCCCATTGACGATCCCCGCCGCCCAGAA
The DNA window shown above is from Gemmatimonas sp. and carries:
- a CDS encoding oxidative damage protection protein is translated as MADVTCTRCGTTREGFERPPFPGAIGARVVGEICKECWGQWLKQQTMLINHYGLNVMDPQARTFLTRNMDAFLFKAGQSDDVDTSKQGTITY